A part of Fusarium graminearum PH-1 chromosome 3, whole genome shotgun sequence genomic DNA contains:
- a CDS encoding T-complex protein 1 subunit gamma: MQAPVVVMNTNSGERQTGRKAQLSNIAAAKTVADIIRSCLGPKAMLKMLLDPMGGIVLTNDGHAILREIEVSHPAAKSMIELSRTQDEEVGDGTTTVIILAGEILAQALPQLDRNIHPVVIISAFKRALKDALEIIEEISLPIDVNDDKAMYQLISSSIGTKFVSRWMDQMCDLALKAVRTVTWEAGNGKTEVDIKRYARVEKVPGGEIEDSRVLDGLMLNKDITHPKMRRRIENPRIVLLDCPLEYKKGESQTNIEITKEDDWNRILQIEEEQVKALCEAIVAVKPDLVITEKGVSDLAQHYFMKANITALRRVRKTDNNRIARATGATIVNRVEDLQDSDVGTRCGLFEIEKIGDEYFTFLTKCQDPKACTVLLRGPSKDVLNEIERNLQDAMGVARNVMFSPKLSPGGGATEMAVSVRLGQLAKSIEGVQQWPYKAVADALEVIPRTLVQNAGKSPVRVLTDLRAKQAEGKTTYGVNGDTGAVADMKDYGVWEPQAIKLQSIKTAIEAACLLLRVDDICSAKKAAQIGGGGGGEE, from the exons ATGCAGGCTCCGGTGGTGGTTATGA ACACCAACAGCGGTGAGAGGCAAACTGGCCGCAAGGCTCAGCTCTCCAACATTGCCGCTGCCAAAAC TGTTGCCGATATTATTCGATCATGCCTCGGTCCCAAGGCCATGCTCAAGATGCTGCTCGATCCTATGGGCGGTATCGTCCTCACAAACGATGGCCACGCCATCCTCCGAGAAATAGAGGTCTCCCACCCTGCCGCGAAGAGCATGATTGAGCTCAGCCGGACGCAAGACGAGGAAGTTGGCGATGGAACCACAACTGTCATTATTCTGG CTGGTGAGATCCTCGCCCAAGCTCTTCCCCAGCTCGACCGCAACATCCACCCTGTCGTCATCATTTCCGCCTTTAAGCGAGCCCTCAAGGACGCCCTCGAGATCATTGAGGAAATCTCCCTGCCAATCGACGTTaacgacgacaaggccatgTACCagctcatctcttcttcaatcGGCACCAAGTTCGTTTCGCGATGGATGGACCAGATGTGtgaccttgccctcaaggctGTCCGCACTGTGACGTGGGAGGccggcaatggcaagaccGAGGTTGACATCAAGCGATATGCCCGTGTGGAGAAGGTTCCCGGTGGCGAGATCGAGGACAGCAGGGTTCTCGACGGTCTTATGCTCAACAAGGATATCACACATCCCAAGATGCGCCGGCGCATTGAGAACCCCCGAATTGTCCTCCTCGACTGCCCCCTGGAGTACAAGAAGGGCGAGTCCCAAACTAACATCGAGATTACCAAGGAGGACGACTGGAACCGAATTCTGCAGATCGAGGAGGAGCAGGTCAAGGCTCTGTGCGAGGCTATTGTCGCTGTCAAACCCGACCTTGTCATTACTGAGAAGGGAGTGTCTG ACCTTGCTCAGCACTACTTCATGAAGGCCAACATCACAGCTCTCCGCCGAGTCCGAAAGaccgacaacaacagaaTAGCCCGCGCCACTGGTGCCACTATTGTCAACCGAGTAGAGGACCTCCAGGACTCCGATGTGGGCACCCGATGCGGTCtcttcgagatcgagaagattggcGACGAGTACTTCACATTCCTTACTAAGTGCCAGGACCCCAAGGCCTGCACTGTCCTCCTCCGTGGTCCCTCCAAGGATGTGCTCAACGAGATCGAGCGCAACCTCCAGGATGCCATGGGTGTCGCACGAAACGTCATGTTCTCCCCCAAGCTATCTCCAGGTGGTGGTGCTACAGAGATGGCCGTTTCCGTGAGGTTGGGTCAGCTCGCCAAGAGCATTGAGGGTGTTCAGCAGTGGCCTTACAAGGCTGTGGCTGATGCTCTTGAAGTTATTCCCCGAACTCTGGTCCAAAACGCCGGCAAGAGCCCCGTTCGTGTGTTGACGGATCTCCGCGCCAAGCAGGCTGAGGGTAAGACCACTTATGGTGTCAACGGTGACACAGGTGCCGTCGCCGATATGAAGGACTACGGAGTTTGGGAGCCTCAGGCTATCAAGCTCCAGAGCATCAAGACCGCCATTGAG GCTGCTTGCCTGTTGCTCCGAGTCGACGATATCTGCAGTGCCAAGAAGGCAGCGCAGAttggtggcggcggtggtggcgaAGAGTAA